AGCAGCAGGAACAGGCAGAGGGCAGCGCGCATGGGTCGGGATCGTCGAGTTGAAGAAACGCTCTAAAGCTAGGGATCACTGATCAGTTCAGCAAGACCAGGGATCCCGTAGCCTGTTCGGTCCCAGAGACGAGCCGGTAGAAGTAGACACCGCTCGACAGGCCGGTGGCGTCGAAAGGAATCGCATGCCCGCCAGGTGCAAGCTGCTCGTCGACGAGCCGGGCAACCTCACCACCCGAGGCGTCATAGACCACAAGCGTGGTCGGGGCAGTTTCCGCGAGCGTGAAGCGGATGGTGGTGGTGGGCCTGAAGGGGTTGGGATAGTTGCCGTCCAACTCGAACGCGAAGGGGGTCGTCCGGTCCTCCGTATCCACCACAGCGCGGACGCGCATGACCACGGGAAGCTCCAGCGAGGCGTTCTCCGGGTCATTGGTGGTGATGGTGAGGGTCTCGTCATAGTCGTCAGGAGCACGTGTCCCGGCGTCCAGGGTGATTTCGATCTCGCCGGTCTGACCGGTCAGGATGGCACCCGATGCTGGAGTGATATCGACGACGAACGAGGTCGGGTCAGGCGGCACAAACTCGAACGAGAGCGGTTGAGGGCCTACGTTCCCGATGCGGGCCGTCCCCGTGCGCGACGTGCCCTGATCAACGGGGAGGCGGAACGTCTCCGGGCTCAGCGTGGCTACCGGGGCGTTGACGCTGTTTCCTTCGAGCGCGATCTCTAGCGTACCATTCTCCGGGTCATCGGTCGTGACGGTGATGGTTGCCGTGAACGTGCCGCCGTCGGTAGGCTTGAACGTGACGGTGAGCGGGAGCCGTTCTCCCGGGCCGAGCGTCGTCGGGTTGTCAGGGAACGATACCTCGAAGGCGTCCGCGTCGCCGTTGAGCGTCGCGCTTGTGACGGCAAACGAGGCGCCGGCCTCGGCCTCGTAGTTGGCGACGAAGAGGTCTTGCGTGAGCGTCTCGCCCGCGAAGATCTCGCCGAAGTCATACGCCTCGCGGCCGAGCCCGAGTCCTGCGGTTTGCCCGAGCAGGAGCGTCGGCTTGAACGCGGCCACCTGCGCTTGCATGCGAGCGATCTGGCCCGGCGTGAACTCGTTTAGGCACGCATCGACGCTGTAGTCCATGAAGTTGGTCACCGGGTCAAAGCCAGGGACGCTCGGGCAGGTGTCTCGCATGGGGTCGCAGCCATCGAAGTTGGGCTCCGCCTCGGCCGGAGTGTCGGCAACGTCGTCGCCACCGTTGCAGCCCCCTTGGAAGGTGTGGAACAGGCCGAAGAAGTGGCCGATCTCGTGCGTGGCGGTGTCGCCGCCGTCATAAGGGGCGAGGCCACCTTCAGGCTCGGAGCCGGTAGCCATGAAACAGCCATGCTGTGTGCTGGACTCGGGGAACGAGGTCGGGAAGTAGCACCATCCCAGGGCGTCGATCTCGGAGAAGTAGAGATTG
The Bacteroidota bacterium DNA segment above includes these coding regions:
- a CDS encoding M43 family zinc metalloprotease yields the protein MLRPLFGLTVALSFVALAPSTLAQTVLTFPGGVAHDHERCATPQPTLQDRRMMKGVDVEAALERLAGQELVVPVAYHVIRPDSRQADIPDTRLDAQTDSLNRQFEGTGIRFVTVSVDRTVNAAWYNGIDLGNALEQTAKRTLAIDPARVLNLYFSEIDALGWCYFPTSFPESSTQHGCFMATGSEPEGGLAPYDGGDTATHEIGHFFGLFHTFQGGCNGGDDVADTPAEAEPNFDGCDPMRDTCPSVPGFDPVTNFMDYSVDACLNEFTPGQIARMQAQVAAFKPTLLLGQTAGLGLGREAYDFGEIFAGETLTQDLFVANYEAEAGASFAVTSATLNGDADAFEVSFPDNPTTLGPGERLPLTVTFKPTDGGTFTATITVTTDDPENGTLEIALEGNSVNAPVATLSPETFRLPVDQGTSRTGTARIGNVGPQPLSFEFVPPDPTSFVVDITPASGAILTGQTGEIEITLDAGTRAPDDYDETLTITTNDPENASLELPVVMRVRAVVDTEDRTTPFAFELDGNYPNPFRPTTTIRFTLAETAPTTLVVYDASGGEVARLVDEQLAPGGHAIPFDATGLSSGVYFYRLVSGTEQATGSLVLLN